A genomic region of Clavibacter michiganensis subsp. insidiosus contains the following coding sequences:
- a CDS encoding O-antigen ligase family protein produces MPTASRRALRSFATFVLVTTFAGDMWRDSLSWWGFGAIALAVLVTCVTLLVRSRPLPRVRVLPIPLLAFTGIAVLSIAWSQYRPESALGVLIQLSTSIAALTLVALLSWSEIVQALGRAYRIILGLSLAFELFVAVVVRGPVMPFFTDYGPRSPAAFAWTRGELLSGGRIQGVVGNANLLAMVALLGLIVFSLQYAARTVRRRDAGIWILVALLTLTLTGSSTVLVALLMTGVVAALALVARRVGIRGRLVLAGGVAVAAVVGAGIVATRTAEVFELLGRSPDLTGRFQIWESVLGLAQQQPVVGWGWIGYWAPWVHPFQGLAVRSGVTYLQAHDAYLDVLLQVGAIGLLAFACVIVTTYVRSWWAAIDRPQHRRDRVEPYSTLALAPLLLMTALVVQSLAESRLLYEGNWLLLVVIAIATKSGMVAREDVPGPDDARRRPVRAEAPRAAAVASPPPVDAPTPAAVPSASAPSAAPDPRVV; encoded by the coding sequence ATGCCCACCGCCAGCCGCCGAGCCCTCCGGAGCTTCGCGACCTTCGTCCTCGTCACCACGTTCGCCGGTGACATGTGGCGCGACAGCCTCAGCTGGTGGGGCTTCGGCGCCATCGCGCTCGCCGTGCTGGTCACCTGCGTCACCCTGCTCGTCCGCTCGCGGCCCCTGCCGCGCGTGCGCGTGCTGCCGATCCCGCTGCTCGCGTTCACGGGGATCGCCGTGCTCTCCATCGCGTGGTCGCAGTACCGGCCGGAGTCGGCGCTCGGCGTCCTCATCCAGCTGTCGACGTCCATCGCGGCGCTGACGCTCGTCGCGCTGCTGTCGTGGTCCGAGATCGTGCAGGCGCTCGGCCGGGCGTACCGGATCATCCTCGGGCTGTCGCTCGCCTTCGAGCTGTTCGTCGCGGTCGTGGTGCGCGGGCCGGTCATGCCGTTCTTCACCGACTACGGGCCCCGATCGCCGGCCGCCTTCGCGTGGACCCGCGGCGAGCTCCTCAGCGGCGGCCGGATCCAGGGCGTCGTCGGCAACGCGAACCTGCTCGCCATGGTGGCGCTGCTCGGCCTCATCGTCTTCTCGCTGCAGTACGCGGCGCGCACGGTCCGCCGGCGTGACGCAGGCATCTGGATCCTCGTCGCCCTCCTCACCCTGACCCTCACCGGCAGCTCCACGGTCCTGGTCGCGCTCCTCATGACCGGCGTCGTCGCCGCGCTCGCGCTCGTCGCCCGACGCGTCGGCATCCGCGGGCGGCTCGTGCTGGCGGGCGGCGTCGCCGTGGCGGCCGTGGTCGGCGCGGGCATCGTCGCCACGCGCACCGCCGAGGTGTTCGAGCTCCTCGGCCGCTCCCCCGACCTGACGGGCCGGTTCCAGATCTGGGAGTCCGTGCTGGGCCTCGCGCAGCAGCAGCCCGTCGTCGGCTGGGGCTGGATCGGCTACTGGGCCCCCTGGGTCCACCCGTTCCAGGGGCTCGCCGTCCGCAGCGGCGTCACGTACCTGCAAGCCCACGACGCCTACCTCGACGTGCTCCTGCAGGTGGGGGCCATCGGGCTGCTCGCCTTCGCCTGCGTCATCGTGACCACCTACGTGCGCTCCTGGTGGGCCGCCATCGACCGACCGCAGCACCGCAGGGACCGCGTCGAGCCGTACTCCACCCTCGCGCTCGCGCCGCTGCTGCTCATGACCGCGCTGGTCGTGCAGAGCCTCGCGGAGAGCCGCCTGCTGTACGAGGGCAACTGGCTGCTGCTCGTCGTCATCGCGATCGCCACGAAGTCCGGCATGGTCGCGCGCGAGGACGTCCCGGGTCCCGACGACGCGCGTCGCCGTCCGGTGCGCGCCGAGGCACCGCGGGCCGCCGCGGTCGCGTCGCCTCCCCCGGTCGACGCCCCGACCCCCGCGGCCGTCCCGTCCGCCTCGGCGCCGTCCGCCGCCCCCGACCCCCGCGTCGTCTGA
- the manA gene encoding mannose-6-phosphate isomerase, class I: protein MFTALANTPRDYAWGSTTAIAGLLGREPSGGPEAELWLGAHDGSPTRVVDPSTVGGAGTLAEWIRADPATTLGPLASGLRPGDGPGLPFLLKVLAADGPLSLQAHPDLHRARRGFRDEEERGIPIDAPHRNYKDPLHKPELIFALSDEFHALCGFRPLAEVRDVFTLLLTLDASGPDSEPAVIRTVLSRLTGSEADVLRDVFAFLMGGGSEVRRLVDRVTLLASLASDRQCREFSTEMRTVRELAAAYPGDPGIVTSLLLNRVTLRRGEALYLPAGNIHAYLHGLGIELMAASDNVLRGGLTPKHVDVPELLDVLEFQALPVPYLAPEHAAPGVELYRPDVPDFLLAHVSPATRDAADGDAGASVVVVDGPAILLCTAGEVTLRGEVSSVVIRRGDAVFVTPDEGRLVVTGEGEAFLATTPAPVADADDADGADA from the coding sequence GTGTTCACTGCCCTCGCCAACACCCCCCGCGACTACGCCTGGGGGTCGACGACCGCCATCGCTGGGCTCCTCGGCCGCGAGCCGTCCGGCGGCCCGGAGGCGGAGCTGTGGCTCGGAGCGCACGACGGCTCGCCCACGCGCGTGGTCGACCCGTCGACGGTCGGCGGCGCGGGGACGCTGGCCGAGTGGATCCGCGCGGACCCCGCGACCACCCTCGGCCCGCTCGCCTCCGGCCTCCGTCCGGGCGACGGCCCCGGCCTCCCGTTCCTCCTCAAGGTGCTCGCCGCCGACGGCCCGCTCTCGCTGCAGGCCCACCCGGACCTGCACCGCGCGCGCCGCGGCTTCCGCGACGAGGAGGAGCGCGGCATCCCGATCGACGCCCCGCACCGCAACTACAAGGACCCGCTGCACAAGCCCGAGCTGATCTTCGCGCTCAGCGACGAGTTCCACGCGCTCTGCGGCTTCCGCCCGCTCGCGGAGGTGCGGGACGTCTTCACGCTGCTGCTCACGCTCGACGCGTCCGGGCCCGACTCCGAGCCGGCCGTGATCCGCACCGTCCTCTCGCGCCTCACCGGCTCCGAGGCCGACGTGCTGCGCGACGTGTTCGCCTTCCTCATGGGCGGCGGATCCGAGGTGCGCCGCCTCGTCGACCGCGTCACGCTGCTCGCGAGCCTCGCCTCCGACCGGCAGTGCCGCGAGTTCTCGACGGAGATGCGCACGGTGCGCGAGCTCGCCGCGGCGTACCCGGGGGATCCCGGCATCGTCACGTCGCTCCTCCTCAACCGCGTGACCCTCCGCCGCGGGGAGGCGCTCTACCTGCCCGCCGGCAACATCCACGCGTACCTGCACGGGCTCGGGATCGAGCTGATGGCCGCGTCCGACAACGTGCTGCGCGGCGGCCTCACGCCCAAGCACGTGGACGTCCCCGAGCTCCTGGACGTGCTCGAGTTCCAGGCGCTGCCGGTCCCGTACCTCGCGCCCGAGCACGCCGCACCGGGCGTCGAGCTGTACCGGCCGGACGTGCCCGACTTCCTGCTGGCGCACGTCTCCCCGGCCACGCGCGACGCGGCCGACGGCGACGCGGGCGCGAGCGTCGTCGTCGTCGACGGGCCGGCCATCCTGCTCTGCACCGCGGGCGAGGTGACGCTCCGAGGCGAGGTCTCGTCCGTCGTGATCCGCCGCGGCGACGCCGTCTTCGTCACGCCCGACGAGGGCCGCCTCGTCGTCACGGGGGAGGGCGAGGCCTTCCTCGCGACGACCCCCGCACCCGTCGCCGACGCGGACGACGCGGACGGCGCCGACGCGTGA
- a CDS encoding acyl-CoA dehydrogenase family protein, producing the protein MSLTPLIADFYGYESRLGDREKESLADLRAYLEAEVRPHVNGLWARAEFPRHVVVGLAERGIFGMPYPETRPFENSAVYRGWAALELGRIDASIATLVGMQSGLVMGSVAVAGSPEQRAEWLPRFASGEILGSFGLTEPLSGSDSARGLRTVATRRGDEWSITGSKRWIGNGTVSDVTVIWAKDADDGQVTGFLVPNDSPGFRATRIEDKQALRIVQNADIELDGVIVPERNRLQNSRSFADTAAVLRLTRAEVAWAAIGISVGAYEAAVAYTGERQQFGKPLGAHQLIQDLLVRSLGNITASIGLATRASEMVDEGTQSDEHSALAKAYATSRMRETVAWCREAFGGNGIVLDYDVARFFADAEAIYSYEGTREMNTLIVGRAITGHAAFV; encoded by the coding sequence GTGTCCCTCACCCCCCTCATCGCCGACTTCTACGGCTACGAGTCCCGCCTCGGCGACCGGGAGAAGGAGTCCCTCGCCGACCTGCGCGCCTACCTCGAGGCCGAGGTCCGACCGCACGTCAACGGGCTCTGGGCCCGCGCCGAGTTCCCCCGCCACGTGGTCGTCGGCCTCGCCGAGCGCGGGATCTTCGGCATGCCCTACCCCGAGACGCGCCCCTTCGAGAACTCGGCCGTGTACCGCGGCTGGGCGGCGCTCGAGCTCGGCCGCATCGACGCGAGCATCGCGACCCTCGTCGGCATGCAGAGCGGGCTCGTGATGGGCAGCGTCGCCGTCGCCGGATCCCCCGAGCAGCGCGCCGAATGGCTGCCGCGCTTCGCCTCCGGGGAGATCCTCGGCTCGTTCGGGCTCACCGAGCCGCTGAGTGGATCCGACTCCGCCCGGGGCCTGCGCACCGTGGCCACGCGTCGCGGCGACGAGTGGAGCATCACGGGATCCAAGCGCTGGATCGGCAACGGCACGGTGAGCGACGTCACCGTCATCTGGGCCAAGGACGCCGATGACGGCCAGGTCACGGGCTTCCTCGTCCCGAACGACTCCCCCGGCTTCCGGGCGACGCGGATCGAGGACAAGCAGGCTCTGCGCATCGTGCAGAACGCGGACATCGAGCTCGACGGCGTCATCGTGCCGGAGCGGAACCGCCTCCAGAACTCGCGCTCCTTCGCCGATACCGCCGCGGTGCTGCGCCTCACGCGCGCCGAGGTCGCGTGGGCCGCCATCGGCATCTCGGTCGGCGCGTACGAGGCCGCCGTCGCCTACACGGGCGAGCGCCAGCAGTTCGGCAAGCCGCTCGGCGCGCACCAGCTCATCCAGGACCTCCTCGTCCGCAGCCTCGGCAACATCACGGCCTCCATCGGGCTGGCCACGCGCGCGTCCGAGATGGTCGACGAGGGCACGCAGTCCGACGAGCACTCGGCCCTGGCCAAGGCGTACGCCACGAGCCGGATGCGCGAGACCGTCGCCTGGTGCCGCGAGGCGTTCGGCGGCAACGGCATCGTGCTCGACTACGACGTGGCGCGCTTCTTCGCTGATGCCGAGGCCATCTACTCCTACGAGGGCACCCGCGAGATGAACACGCTGATCGTCGGCCGCGCGATCACGGGGCACGCGGCCTTCGTCTGA